The Crateriforma spongiae genomic sequence AATAGCCGCTTCGCAATGTTGACTGAATGCAGAGACGATCACCACGTACCGACGCATTGAATCGATTGATGCTTCAAGCCGTGAGTCTGTTTGCGTCGGAACGTCGCGATCTTCAAGCCGGTTCGAGCGTTAGTTGCGCGGTCGATTTGGTGAGCGCGTTACGTTTCCTGACCTGTCCTGAATTCAAACGCGGTCTCGGGGCACCCTTCGCCGCCGGCCGCTGGATGTCTTCTTTTCGTGTCTGGCCGCCGGCTTCGGCAACCCCGATCCCGCAACGCTTTGGCCGACTTCGACAGGAAGAAACTCGATGCTTCAAGCCGTGCGACGTTGCCGGCTTGATTCGATGTGTAACAATGCGTTCAACCGAAGCGGGGTTGAGCCGTCTTGGACGCTTCGCTGGCCACGTTTCCACGCCCCCGCTCGGTTAACGCGACCGTTATCCGACTGAGTATCTCCCTAATGCTCGCTAAAGCTTCATGGTGCTAGACGTCACCTCTTCAACCAAAAGCTCAGTATCTACGCAGATGAAATCCGTCGCTTGTAGTCGCAAATACCTTTTTGCTCGCTCCGTTATGGAGATTGGACTTACCGCCGCCCTGCTCTGTGCTGTTGCGTGGTTCGACTGGATAGTTGCTCTGAGTATCGCATTGCTGGCTGTCATGCCGCTGTGGTTCCTTTGGAAATGCAGAACGATGTATCGCTTTGCATTTGGGAACGGCCAGATCCGCACGCACAAAGTATTTACCAACCATGTAGATATTTCGGCCCCAGCTCACGCTATCCAATCCGTCGCTGTATACCAAGGTGTTGTTGAGTCTATATGCAACGCAGGAACCATTGAAATTGACACGTCGGGAACCAACCTGCAAAATGCGAAATTCGTTTGGCCACACCTTCCCGATCCCGATAGCGTCGCCTCCGAACTGCGAATGCTGGCATCTGGCGCAAACGACGGATAACAATGCGTCGCACCGGAGACGCGGTGGATCGTTTTCTCGTGACCTCAATGTCTTCTCCCGCGTCCCGGTGGACGCTTCCGTTATCCGACTGAAATCGGCTTGATTCGCGCTTTGAACGCAAACCCATTTACGCCACCGGTAGTCACTGCTGACAACCCAGGGAATGACGCCCAAAGCCGACCGTCGACATCTCGCATTACTTCGCTTGCGATCGCGGCCTGCTACGGATGGCTCGCTGTGCTCTTCGCAATCTGGATTCTGGATGGCCTGAACGTTCTTATCCAACGCGAAATTGCGAATCTAATCATACTCACTACACTGTCGGGCACGACGATTGCCGTACTCGTCTACGCGCGACTCCGTTTTGCACGCTCGAGACTGAGAACCTTGTTGTATTCTTGCGCGCTTGCTGGGTTGCAAATGGCGGCGATACACGCGGTCTCAAACCACACTGTCGAGCGGTTTCCGTTTTAAGGCTCGCACCATACGGACGGATAACCATGGCATGCACACGGAGCGGGGCTTGCGGCCGGATTTGAAATGGACAACTTCACTCTCCCCGCCCGGTGATGCCGGTCGTTACACGGGGTCGGCTCTGATCGGCATCAGGCTTTGATTTTCGGATGCGCGGTCGGCCGGCTTTGATGGTGAATCAAGATCGAATGCGGTGTCATGTTTGACCGTGTCGCCGAACACATTGGTCGTGCTCGGACAATAGCCGCTTCGCAATGTTGACTGAATGCAGAGACGATCACCACGTACCGACGCTTTGAATCGATTGACGCCTCAAGCAGCCAAAGTGTTTGCGTCGGAACGTCGCGATCTTCAAGCTGGTTCGTGCTTTTGTTGCGCGGTCGATTTGGTGAATGTTTTACGTTGCCTGACTCGTTCTGGATTCCACCGCGGTCTCGGGGCTCCCTTCGCCGCCGGCCGCTGGATGTCTTCTTTCCGTGTGTGGCCGTTGGCTTCGGAAACCCCGATCCCGCCACGCTTTGGCCGACATCACAATGAAGAAACTCGATGCTTCAAGCCGTGCGACGTTGCCGGCTTGATTCGATGTGTAACAATGCGTTCAACCGAAGCGGGGTTGAGCCGTCTTGGACGCTTCGCTGACCACGTTCCCACGTCCCCGCTCGGTTAACGCGACCGTTACACGGGTTTGACTCTGATCGGCATCAAGCTTTGATGTTCGGATGCGCGGTCGGCCGGCTTTGATGGTGAAGCGAGATCGATCGCGGTGTCATGTTGGGCTTTGTCGCCAAACACATTGGTCGTGCTCGGTCATTAGCCGCATCGCAATGTCGACTGAATGCAGAGACGATCACCACGTACCGACGCCTTCAATCGATTGATGCTTCAAGCTTTGACTTTGTTTGCGTCGGAACGTCGCGATCTTCAAGCCGGTTCGAGCGGTGTTTGCGCGGTCGATTTGGTGAATGTGCTACGTTGCCTGACCTCTCCTGAATTCAAACGCGGTCTCGGGGCTCCCTACGCCGCCGGCCGCTGGATGTCTTCTTTTCGTGTCTGGCCGCCGGCTCCGGCAACCCCGATCCCGCCACGCTTTGGTCGGCTTCGGCCGACATCACAATGAAGAAACTCGATGCTTCAGTCCTTGCGACGTTGCCGGCTTGATTCGATGTGTAACAATGCGTTCAACCGAAGCGGGGTTGGGCTGTTCTGGACGCTTCGCTGACCACGTTTCCACGCCCCCGCTCGGTTAACGCGACCGTTATCCGATCTGAATCGTGAGCGTGAACCCGCACTTCAAACCTGAATGGCCTCCGAATTGGACCAATGCATCCGACGACGGTCTCCGGTCTTACTCTTCACCGGATTCAGTACTGATCCGTGACGACGGCATCTTTCGTTGCGCAGTTGGGACCGCAAACACGACTTTCGTGATGATCTTCAGCCCTATATTTATGGTCTTTTTCGTTCTCGTCTGTTGGTTTGGCATAGATGACTTTCGGGGACGCGTCGCCTTCACGCTCTTCGGAACATTTTGCGGTATTTGCACATTCGGTCTCATCTACGCGCTACTTAAATACCATCGGGACCGTGGCGACTACATCATCATTGACGCCAATGCTTGCCGAGCTATCCTGCCGCGTCACGACTGCCAATTCGCTCTCACTGATGTTCAATGTCTACAACTGCTTACGGGCAGGGACAAGAATGACGAAGTGGTCAACAACTCTGATCTAAACTTGATGGTGGATGTCAACGGTGAAATCATGCGGTATCACGTCATGGGCAATCCGAGCCGAGATCACGCACAAGCGATAGCGAAAGAGATTTCGATTCCGTTGATCGAGCAGTATGTTCCTGACGGATGGTTTCGCTCATCTGATCGGAACTCAAGTGACGGATAACCATGGCATGCACCGGAGTCGGGCTTGCGAGCGTTTTTGCAATGGACAATCAACCTTCCCGACCCGGTGATGCCGGACGTTCGCTGACTGACAAGAATGCAACGCAACGAAGACCAACACGACATTGTTTGCTTTCATCCTACTGCTGTTTCTCGCTGCGTGCGGCTTAGTCGTTTGGGCTACGTATGCGGCGATTGCGGGCCGAGTTCCGACGTGGGCGCGTTTCCTGTTCTTGGCTGCTTTGACTGGTAGCGTCGTCGCTGCGTACCTAACGACATTCCACTACACCTATCTTGCGAATGCCAATACTCGTTTTCACGGTTGGCCAGTTCCTACCGTAATCTTCCAACGCGATGCCCCCGGCGAACCCTGGCTCGACTTTGTTGGCCCAACCGTAGTATTGGCATATCCAATGAATCTCGTGCTGTTTGCGTTCGTTCCCGCGTTGATGGTCCTGGTCGTGTTTTGGTTTTGCAAACGCTCGCAGACACTTTCAACGCAAGCGACGACTGGTGACGTTCCACTGGATACCACGCGAGATACTGCCGATTCGGGTAACCCGTACCAACCCCCGCTCGGCACGTGATAAAATGCAGCGAACCATGCGATGCAACGGAGCCGGGTTTGCACGGTTTCACGAATGGAAAGTCAAACGTCCCGGCCCGCTGATCGCAACCGTTACACGGGCTTGGCTCTGATCGGCATCAAGCTTTGATTTTCGTGTGCGCGGTCGGCCGGCTTTGATGGTGAATCAAGATCGAATGCGGTGTCATGTTTGACCGTGTCGCTGAACACATTGGTCGTGCTCGGACTATAGCCGCACCGCAATGTTGACTGAATGCAGAGACGATCACCACGTACCGACGCTCTGAGTCGATTGATGCTTCAAGCCGTGAGTCTGTTTGCGTCGGAACGTCGCGATCTTCAAGTCGGTTCAAGCATTGTTTGCGCGGTCGATTTGGTGAATGTGCTACGTTGCTCGGCTCGTTCTGAGTTCCACCGCGGTCTCGGGGCACCCTTCGCCGTCGGCCGCTGGATGTCTTCTTTTCGTGTCTGGCCGCCGGCTTCGGAAACCCCGATCCCGCC encodes the following:
- a CDS encoding YdbT family protein, with product MKSVACSRKYLFARSVMEIGLTAALLCAVAWFDWIVALSIALLAVMPLWFLWKCRTMYRFAFGNGQIRTHKVFTNHVDISAPAHAIQSVAVYQGVVESICNAGTIEIDTSGTNLQNAKFVWPHLPDPDSVASELRMLASGANDG